In Nicotiana tabacum cultivar K326 chromosome 11, ASM71507v2, whole genome shotgun sequence, a single window of DNA contains:
- the LOC142165777 gene encoding uncharacterized protein LOC142165777, whose product MLKQINNSIKEPWMVIGDFNAILSVHDRVNGLPVKHSEMEDFQNCIQEIGLGQLSRKRCTYSWCNKREANERIYDLIDWAVGNDLWFMKYGKLEAYYHIPECSDHSPIIIRTEVAKQKLPRPFRLAHVLLSQESFKEVVHKVWEQQVHGHTMYSIWRKLKFIKIETS is encoded by the coding sequence ATGTTAAAGCAAATTAACAATTCTATTAAAGAACCTTGGATGGTGATTGGAGATTTTAATGCAATTCTTTCTGTGCATGACAGAGTTAATGGTCTGCCAGTAAAACACTCAGAGATGGAAGATTTCCAAAATTGCATTCAAGAAATTGGATTGGGCCAACTAAGTAGAAAAAGGTGTACCTactcatggtgtaataaaagagAGGCAAATGAAAGAATCTATGACTTGATTGATTGGGCAGTTGGAAATGACTTATGGTTTATGAAGTATGGAAAACTGGAAGCATACTATCATATCCCCGAATGTTCAGATCACTCTCCAATTATAATCAGAACAGAAGTGGCCAAACAGAAACTGCCAAGGCCATTCAGATTAGCCCATGTGCTATTATCCCAAGAGAGTTTCAAAGAAGTAGTACATAAAGTGTGGGAACAGCAGGTGCATGGACATACCATGTACTCAATCTGGAGGAAAttgaaatttataaaaatagagaCATCCTAG